The following coding sequences are from one Gopherus flavomarginatus isolate rGopFla2 chromosome 23, rGopFla2.mat.asm, whole genome shotgun sequence window:
- the LOC127039616 gene encoding zinc finger protein 2-like isoform X4 translates to MTHKGAASEMPCLRVVELWGTPFQTAKPRFPLFKPDVISQLEQEEEPWAPNFQGSEEREILRGSCMAGEGMVRETVEQTPQQEEEQVEARGALLQRCKGSVSRSCEQGKGSQGQHRPEKRQGNQPAQKVGISVHYRETHKGLKEATARQRILMGERNNTGFESGKQFRRCSHHQRFHTGVRPYGCC, encoded by the exons ATGACACACAAGGGTGCTGCCTCCGAAATGCCCTGTCTCAGAGTGGTGGAGCTGTGGGGAACACCCTTCCAAACAGCAAAGCCTC GGTTCCCACTTTTCAAACCTGATgtcatctcccagctggaacaagaggAAGAGCCGTGGGCCCCAAATTTCCAGggctcagaggaaagagagatcctgagaggcAGCTGCATGG caggtgaGGGGATGGTGAGAGAGACTGTGGAGCAGACGCCTCAGCAGGAAGAGGAGCAAGTGGAAGCACGTGGGGCGTTGTTGCAAAGATGCAAAGGGAGTGTGTCCAGGAGTTGTGAGCAAGGAAAAGGCTCTCAggggcagcacaggccagagaagcgTCAGGGGAACCAGCCAGCGCAGAAAGTTGGAATATCTGTTCATTATCGGGAAACTCACAAAGGCCTCAAGGAAGCCACGGCCCGGCAGAGAATCCTTATGGGAGAGAGAAATAACACGGGCTTTGAGAGTGGGAAACAGTTCAGGAGGTGCTCACACCATCAGAGATTCCACACTGGAGTGAGACCGTATGGATGTTGctag
- the LOC127039616 gene encoding zinc finger protein 2-like isoform X3 has protein sequence MAAMGPAQIGIIGQLLVGSCWQQKGCKAIGGFPLFKPDVISQLEQEEEPWAPNFQGSEEREILRGSCMAGEGMVRETVEQTPQQEEEQVEARGALLQRCKGSVSRSCEQGKGSQGQHRPEKRQGNQPAQKVGISVHYRETHKGLKEATARQRILMGERNNTGFESGKQFRRCSHHQRFHTGVRPYGCC, from the exons ATGGCTGCCATGGGGCCAGCTCAGATAGGGATTATTGGGCAGTTGCTGGTGGGCTCCTGTTGGCAGCAGAAAGGCTGTAAAGCCATAGGAG GGTTCCCACTTTTCAAACCTGATgtcatctcccagctggaacaagaggAAGAGCCGTGGGCCCCAAATTTCCAGggctcagaggaaagagagatcctgagaggcAGCTGCATGG caggtgaGGGGATGGTGAGAGAGACTGTGGAGCAGACGCCTCAGCAGGAAGAGGAGCAAGTGGAAGCACGTGGGGCGTTGTTGCAAAGATGCAAAGGGAGTGTGTCCAGGAGTTGTGAGCAAGGAAAAGGCTCTCAggggcagcacaggccagagaagcgTCAGGGGAACCAGCCAGCGCAGAAAGTTGGAATATCTGTTCATTATCGGGAAACTCACAAAGGCCTCAAGGAAGCCACGGCCCGGCAGAGAATCCTTATGGGAGAGAGAAATAACACGGGCTTTGAGAGTGGGAAACAGTTCAGGAGGTGCTCACACCATCAGAGATTCCACACTGGAGTGAGACCGTATGGATGTTGctag